One Cytophagales bacterium DNA window includes the following coding sequences:
- a CDS encoding M20/M25/M40 family metallo-hydrolase, which produces MKNTLIMLCTVLCTAVMAQDHSEAIQKIYQEQLNNSHAYENLRYLTKEIGNRLSGSPRAAAAVEYTRQLMKGYGFDTVFLQPVMVPHWVRGKKEVARIINSNKLGTYALNPIALGNSVGTGSEGVVAEVVEVTNMQQVEDLGKALEGKIVFFNLKADLNLVNSFRAYGGTVIQRVWGASEAAKYGAKAVIVRSATNFQDDIPHTGTLRYKPNIAQIPAAAISTNEADMLSGLLQGQDDLKIYLETNCGMQGEKLSYNVVGQLTGSEFPDEFIAVGGHLDSWDVGEGAHDDGAGCVQGIEVLRTYKALGIQPKRTLRAVMWMNEENGGAGGRGYANYVEEHGEKHIAAMESDRGGFVPRGFTSTGTDAQKAQLQSWGEKYFTQYELHSFDQPGGGADIGPLAPQGTFLIGLLPDSQRYFKYHHTAADVFENVNQRELVLGAAAMTAMIYLVDQEGI; this is translated from the coding sequence ATGAAAAACACATTGATCATGTTGTGCACAGTCCTGTGCACTGCTGTTATGGCGCAAGACCATTCGGAGGCCATTCAAAAAATTTATCAGGAGCAGTTGAACAACAGTCACGCTTACGAAAACCTGAGGTACCTGACCAAAGAAATCGGAAACCGCCTGAGTGGATCACCGAGAGCCGCCGCCGCAGTAGAATACACCCGCCAACTGATGAAAGGTTATGGTTTTGATACAGTATTCCTGCAACCGGTAATGGTCCCGCATTGGGTCCGTGGTAAGAAGGAAGTTGCCCGCATCATCAATTCAAATAAACTAGGTACTTATGCGCTGAACCCTATTGCCCTTGGCAACTCAGTAGGCACGGGCTCGGAAGGTGTGGTGGCAGAAGTGGTGGAAGTCACAAACATGCAGCAAGTTGAAGACCTGGGAAAAGCCCTGGAGGGAAAGATTGTTTTCTTCAACCTGAAAGCGGACCTGAATTTGGTCAATTCTTTTCGTGCGTATGGAGGTACTGTGATCCAGCGTGTTTGGGGCGCTTCTGAAGCGGCTAAATATGGAGCTAAGGCCGTGATCGTAAGATCAGCCACCAACTTCCAGGATGATATCCCGCACACAGGAACATTGCGATACAAGCCAAACATTGCCCAAATTCCTGCTGCAGCGATCAGTACAAATGAAGCGGATATGTTGAGCGGATTGCTACAAGGACAAGATGACCTCAAGATCTATTTGGAAACGAATTGTGGCATGCAGGGTGAAAAACTCTCTTATAATGTAGTAGGACAATTGACCGGCTCTGAGTTTCCGGATGAATTTATCGCGGTGGGTGGCCACCTGGATTCCTGGGATGTAGGCGAAGGTGCACACGATGATGGAGCTGGATGTGTACAAGGAATTGAAGTGTTGAGAACCTACAAGGCATTAGGCATTCAGCCAAAAAGAACCCTCAGAGCCGTCATGTGGATGAACGAAGAGAACGGAGGAGCAGGAGGCAGAGGTTATGCGAATTACGTGGAGGAACATGGCGAAAAACACATTGCGGCCATGGAGTCAGATCGCGGAGGCTTTGTGCCCAGAGGGTTTACTTCTACGGGAACCGATGCTCAAAAAGCGCAGCTTCAATCCTGGGGTGAAAAATATTTCACGCAATACGAGTTGCACTCTTTCGATCAACCTGGAGGAGGAGCAGATATAGGACCCTTGGCACCACAGGGTACTTTTCTGATCGGTTTGCTACCTGATTCGCAGCGCTACTTCAAATATCACCACACCGCAGCGGATGTTTTTGAGAATGTCAATCAAAGGGAACTGGTTCTGGGAGCAGCAGCGATGACGGCAATGATCTACCTTGTGGATCAAGAAGGGATATGA
- a CDS encoding LD-carboxypeptidase yields the protein MNRRKFIASTSLLGIGSAVMAFPQENQLIKPPALKKGGTVGLVTPASSLTRSAFEKTLANIETLGFKVKYSDNLRVTRGFLSGTDAQRLTDLHEMFENGEVDAIICARGGYGSARLLPNLQADLIKRNAKPLVGYSDITALHQFIYAKTGLVTFHGPVGASDYNDFTRDYMEDLVMKGKKIKIQADEPQVIVPGEAEGQLVGGNLSLLASLVGTPYQMTYEGHILFIEEIGESTYRVDRMLTQLVQSGALKGVKGIALGYFTNCDAKPGDRGYEQSISLMEVFKDQFEDLGVPVLAGLPFGHEEHNATLPVGVRAKLDTSKGSIKTLEAAVK from the coding sequence ATGAACAGAAGAAAATTCATAGCCAGTACGTCATTACTAGGTATAGGAAGTGCCGTAATGGCCTTTCCTCAGGAAAACCAATTGATCAAGCCTCCTGCACTGAAAAAAGGAGGTACGGTAGGATTGGTTACTCCGGCTAGTTCTCTGACCCGATCAGCCTTTGAAAAGACCTTAGCAAACATTGAAACACTGGGGTTTAAAGTCAAATACTCTGATAATTTACGAGTTACACGCGGTTTTCTTTCAGGCACTGACGCGCAGCGGCTCACTGATCTTCATGAAATGTTTGAAAATGGCGAAGTAGATGCGATCATTTGTGCACGAGGAGGTTATGGCAGTGCCCGATTACTACCCAATCTCCAAGCAGACCTGATCAAACGGAATGCGAAGCCTCTTGTGGGCTATTCGGATATTACGGCGCTTCATCAGTTTATCTATGCCAAGACGGGACTGGTCACGTTTCATGGACCCGTTGGTGCTTCAGACTACAATGATTTTACCCGGGACTACATGGAAGACCTGGTCATGAAGGGTAAAAAGATAAAAATCCAGGCGGATGAACCACAAGTGATTGTGCCAGGAGAAGCAGAAGGCCAGTTGGTTGGAGGCAATTTGTCGCTACTGGCGAGTCTGGTAGGCACGCCGTATCAGATGACTTATGAAGGCCATATTTTATTCATCGAAGAAATTGGCGAATCCACGTATCGCGTCGATCGCATGTTGACCCAATTGGTGCAAAGTGGCGCTTTGAAAGGTGTAAAAGGGATCGCTTTAGGGTATTTCACCAATTGCGATGCCAAGCCGGGCGATCGGGGTTATGAGCAGTCCATCTCATTGATGGAAGTATTCAAAGATCAGTTTGAAGACCTGGGTGTGCCGGTGCTGGCCGGACTGCCTTTTGGACATGAGGAGCACAATGCTACACTTCCGGTGGGTGTTCGTGCTAAATTAGATACCAGCAAAGGAAGCATTAAGACGCTCGAAGCAGCAGTCAAATAA
- the ytxJ gene encoding bacillithiol system redox-active protein YtxJ: MNWNRLEKVEDLDEVTTLSEEKPVILFKHSTRCSISAATLNRLERNWDESEMKNSEIFYLDLIRFRDISNKIAEKFGVPHQSPQVLVIKNGESIHDASHFGVDYQSLNKVVNG; the protein is encoded by the coding sequence ATGAACTGGAATAGATTAGAAAAAGTAGAGGACCTGGATGAAGTGACCACTTTGTCTGAAGAGAAGCCAGTGATCTTGTTTAAACACAGCACCCGTTGTTCGATCAGTGCCGCTACCCTCAATCGATTGGAGCGCAATTGGGATGAATCTGAGATGAAAAACTCTGAGATTTTCTATTTGGACCTGATAAGATTCAGAGACATATCCAACAAAATTGCTGAGAAGTTTGGCGTTCCCCATCAATCACCACAAGTACTAGTGATCAAAAACGGGGAGTCCATTCATGACGCCTCACATTTTGGTGTCGATTACCAATCACTGAATAAGGTAGTGAACGGCTAA
- a CDS encoding dehydrogenase E1 component subunit alpha/beta: protein MNFDRKERNDDQLLEIYKSLVTPRLIEEKMLILLRQGKISKWFSGIGQEAISVGSALVLENEEYILPMHRNLGVFTSRGVPFTRLFSQFQGKINGFTKGRDRSFHFGTQDYNIVGMISHLGPQMGIADGIALSSLLRKESRATLVFTGDGGSSEGDFHESINVASVWNLPVIFVIENNGYGLSTPSREQFNFDSFTVKGPAYGIEAYSVDGNNILEVLNELEPLVQSVRENPRPIIFEARTFRMRGHEEASGTKYVPKELMEHWAKKDPIENYEAFLIKEGIDEKQLEAEKEKIRKVINKSVKEAFAEEAIAGDIPTELGDVYHNSEIVPVAPSEKTEEKRFVDAISEGLFQSMEKHPDLVVMGQDIADYGGVFKVTEGFVEKFGKERVRNTPLCESAIVGAGLGLSIAGMKAVVEMQFADFVTCGFNQIVNNLAKVHYRWNQNADVVVRMPTGAGVGAGPFHSQSNEAWFFHTPGLKIVYPSNPRDAKGLLTAAIADSNPVLYFEHKYLYRSLSSEVPTDYYNIEIGKAAIAQEGTDLTIVTYGMGVHWAREYAAEQEASIEIIDLRTLLPWDQETVKQSVEKTNRAIVLHEDCMTGGIGGEIASWIMENCFQSLDAPVMRVASLDTPVPFAAALENNFLPKDRLKEKVKEILAY, encoded by the coding sequence ATGAATTTCGACAGAAAAGAAAGAAATGATGACCAGTTACTGGAGATTTATAAGTCGCTGGTCACCCCTCGCCTGATTGAAGAAAAAATGCTGATCTTGCTTCGTCAGGGCAAAATCAGCAAATGGTTTTCGGGAATAGGACAAGAGGCCATATCTGTAGGATCCGCTCTGGTGCTGGAAAATGAAGAATACATTTTACCCATGCACCGAAACCTGGGTGTTTTCACGAGTCGCGGCGTTCCTTTTACCCGATTGTTTTCCCAGTTTCAGGGCAAGATCAATGGCTTTACCAAAGGGCGAGATCGATCTTTTCACTTTGGAACACAGGACTACAACATTGTAGGCATGATTTCCCATCTGGGTCCGCAAATGGGGATCGCTGATGGGATCGCTTTATCTTCTCTGCTTCGAAAAGAAAGCCGGGCTACGCTGGTTTTTACCGGAGATGGTGGCTCCAGTGAAGGCGACTTCCACGAATCGATCAATGTGGCTTCAGTCTGGAACCTTCCGGTCATTTTTGTGATCGAAAACAATGGCTATGGATTATCTACCCCAAGCCGGGAGCAATTCAATTTTGATTCCTTCACCGTAAAAGGGCCTGCGTACGGTATTGAAGCGTACAGTGTGGATGGCAACAATATCCTGGAAGTGCTCAATGAACTTGAGCCGTTGGTCCAGAGTGTGAGGGAAAACCCCCGACCGATCATTTTTGAAGCGCGTACCTTCCGTATGCGGGGCCACGAAGAAGCTTCCGGGACCAAATATGTCCCCAAGGAATTAATGGAACATTGGGCTAAGAAAGACCCTATAGAAAATTATGAAGCTTTTCTGATCAAGGAAGGGATCGATGAAAAGCAATTGGAAGCAGAAAAGGAAAAAATCAGAAAAGTCATCAATAAGTCCGTAAAGGAAGCCTTTGCTGAAGAGGCAATCGCTGGAGATATTCCAACGGAATTGGGAGATGTGTATCACAATAGTGAAATCGTTCCGGTAGCCCCTTCCGAGAAGACGGAAGAAAAACGTTTTGTTGACGCGATATCCGAAGGTCTGTTCCAAAGCATGGAAAAACACCCCGATTTGGTGGTGATGGGTCAGGATATCGCGGATTATGGAGGGGTATTCAAAGTGACCGAAGGTTTCGTGGAAAAATTCGGAAAGGAGCGAGTGAGAAATACGCCGCTGTGCGAATCGGCCATCGTTGGTGCAGGCCTTGGGTTAAGTATTGCTGGCATGAAGGCGGTGGTTGAAATGCAATTTGCAGATTTTGTGACCTGTGGCTTCAATCAAATTGTGAACAACCTGGCAAAGGTCCACTATCGGTGGAATCAAAATGCCGATGTAGTCGTACGCATGCCTACCGGTGCCGGTGTGGGTGCCGGACCGTTCCACTCGCAGAGCAATGAAGCCTGGTTTTTCCACACACCAGGGTTGAAAATCGTCTATCCTTCCAATCCTCGAGATGCCAAAGGCTTGTTGACCGCTGCCATCGCAGATTCCAATCCTGTTTTGTACTTTGAGCACAAATACCTCTACCGCTCACTGAGTAGCGAAGTACCTACTGATTATTACAACATTGAGATTGGTAAAGCGGCCATAGCACAGGAGGGAACAGACCTGACCATCGTTACGTATGGTATGGGTGTGCATTGGGCCAGGGAATATGCCGCGGAGCAAGAAGCAAGCATTGAGATCATCGATTTGCGGACCCTGTTGCCGTGGGATCAGGAAACCGTAAAGCAATCGGTGGAAAAAACAAATCGAGCAATTGTCCTGCATGAAGACTGTATGACTGGGGGAATTGGAGGCGAAATCGCCAGCTGGATCATGGAAAACTGCTTCCAGTCGCTGGACGCACCGGTGATGCGAGTAGCCAGTCTCGACACTCCCGTTCCTTTCGCGGCTGCTTTGGAGAACAATTTTTTGCCAAAAGATCGGTTAAAGGAGAAGGTAAAAGAAATCCTTGCCTACTGA